The Thermodesulfobacteriota bacterium genome window below encodes:
- a CDS encoding aminotransferase class III-fold pyridoxal phosphate-dependent enzyme produces the protein MTIEKSLKMQARAAKRIPGMCQLLSKRPDMFSLGVWPGYYTKAKGVTVWDLDGNEYLDMSISGIGAAVLGYADDEVDAAVQKAIYNGVVSSLNCPEEIELADLLCELHPWADMVRFARSGGEAMGIAIRIARAHTKRNIIAFCGYHGWQDWYLAANLGTGNELNEHLIEGLSPTGVPESLSGSSLPFRYNRIEDLETIAAKHASDLAAIVMEPIRNMEPAPGFIERVRDIADETGAVFVMDEISAGFRINPGGAHLVKHHVAPDVAVFAKAMGNGYAISAIIGRERIMQSAQESFISSTHWTERAGFVAALATINKHRRENVSAHLIHIGSMVLRGWNELGAKYELPVHVGGLQPMGHFSIDHEKFFALKALYVQKMLDQGILASNLFYVTHAHTEEHVYRYLRATDKAFKVIAESIQCDDIESRLRGKPAQSGFKRIN, from the coding sequence ATGACTATTGAGAAGTCTCTCAAGATGCAGGCACGTGCAGCAAAGCGTATTCCCGGCATGTGTCAGTTATTGTCGAAACGCCCCGATATGTTCAGTCTTGGCGTCTGGCCTGGGTACTACACCAAGGCGAAAGGGGTCACTGTGTGGGATCTCGACGGCAATGAATATTTGGACATGAGTATATCGGGAATTGGAGCGGCTGTTTTAGGGTATGCTGATGATGAGGTTGATGCGGCAGTTCAGAAAGCTATTTACAATGGTGTCGTTTCATCTTTAAATTGTCCTGAAGAAATTGAGCTCGCGGACCTGCTCTGTGAACTGCATCCCTGGGCAGATATGGTGCGTTTTGCAAGATCGGGTGGAGAAGCCATGGGTATTGCGATCAGAATCGCACGAGCGCATACAAAACGAAACATCATTGCCTTTTGCGGCTATCATGGTTGGCAAGATTGGTATCTTGCTGCCAATTTAGGTACTGGAAATGAGTTGAATGAGCACCTTATTGAAGGATTGAGTCCCACAGGTGTTCCTGAATCATTGTCCGGTAGCAGTTTGCCGTTTCGATATAACCGTATTGAAGATCTAGAGACAATTGCGGCCAAACATGCTAGCGATCTCGCCGCAATTGTTATGGAGCCTATTCGAAATATGGAGCCAGCTCCTGGCTTTATTGAAAGGGTTCGGGACATAGCCGATGAAACGGGTGCGGTATTCGTAATGGATGAGATCTCCGCAGGATTTAGAATAAACCCGGGGGGCGCACACTTGGTGAAGCATCATGTGGCCCCGGATGTCGCTGTATTTGCTAAAGCAATGGGCAATGGATATGCTATATCAGCAATAATTGGCCGAGAAAGAATTATGCAGTCTGCCCAGGAAAGCTTTATCAGTTCAACCCATTGGACAGAACGCGCTGGCTTTGTTGCGGCACTGGCGACTATAAATAAACACCGGCGCGAAAATGTTTCGGCGCATCTTATCCATATTGGTTCTATGGTATTGCGAGGCTGGAATGAACTGGGAGCCAAATATGAACTACCGGTACATGTCGGTGGGCTACAGCCCATGGGGCATTTTTCTATTGATCATGAAAAATTTTTTGCTTTAAAAGCGTTGTATGTTCAGAAGATGCTGGATCAGGGGATTCTGGCATCTAATCTTTTTTATGTGACCCACGCTCACACTGAAGAACACGTTTATCGGTATCTTAGAGCAACCGATAAAGCATTTAAGGTTATTGCCGAAAGTATCCAATGTGACGATATTGAATCAAGGCTGCGCGGCAAACCCGCCCAAAGCGGATTTAAGCGCATCAATTAG
- the pseC gene encoding UDP-4-amino-4,6-dideoxy-N-acetyl-beta-L-altrosamine transaminase, whose protein sequence is MKKTIPYGRQFVDEDDIKAVVKVLQSDILTQGPNTVEFESALCNIVGARFSVAVNSGTSALHIACLAAGVQRGDEVITSPITFVASANCAVYCGGKPVFADINPKTYNISPEEIERRITANTKAIIPVHFAGQSCDMEVIQQIVNNAEKKYRHKIYIIEDACHALGSKYKGNEVGSCVFSDMAVMSFHPVKHITTGEGGVVFTNDEKLDMKLKRLRSHGITSEPEEFFSKDLAFQPSGFSLQPSVNPWYYEQQEIGYNYRITNIQCALGLSQLKKLDVFCKRRREIVDIYNNAFADQKNLKTPFEAPDCNSNFHLYVLLFDFKNMNIDRGQTILSLRNKGLNTQVHYIPVHLQHFYRSNYGTGWGDCPNAENYYQKCLSIPLFPAMTAKDVHKVISTIKAMRKD, encoded by the coding sequence ATGAAAAAAACTATTCCCTATGGAAGACAATTTGTTGATGAGGATGACATTAAAGCTGTTGTAAAAGTGCTTCAGTCAGACATCTTGACCCAGGGCCCGAATACAGTAGAATTTGAATCGGCACTGTGCAATATCGTTGGAGCCAGATTTTCCGTGGCAGTTAACTCAGGTACTTCAGCACTTCATATTGCCTGCCTGGCTGCTGGTGTTCAAAGGGGTGACGAAGTAATTACATCACCTATCACATTTGTGGCATCTGCCAATTGTGCGGTGTATTGTGGAGGAAAGCCGGTTTTCGCTGATATAAATCCTAAGACATACAATATTTCACCAGAAGAAATTGAAAGGCGTATTACCGCTAATACAAAAGCTATTATTCCGGTCCATTTTGCCGGTCAAAGCTGTGATATGGAGGTAATTCAGCAGATTGTAAACAATGCTGAAAAAAAATATCGACATAAAATATATATTATTGAAGATGCCTGTCATGCGTTAGGATCAAAATATAAGGGAAACGAGGTAGGATCATGTGTCTTTTCAGATATGGCGGTCATGAGTTTTCACCCCGTCAAACACATAACAACCGGTGAGGGAGGCGTTGTATTTACTAATGATGAAAAACTAGACATGAAATTAAAACGTTTGCGTTCTCACGGTATTACCAGTGAACCGGAAGAGTTTTTTTCCAAAGACCTTGCCTTTCAGCCTTCAGGCTTCAGCCTTCAGCCTTCAGTAAACCCTTGGTATTACGAGCAACAGGAGATCGGCTATAACTACCGGATTACAAATATTCAATGCGCCCTGGGGTTGTCTCAGCTCAAAAAACTCGATGTGTTTTGCAAACGTCGACGTGAAATTGTAGATATTTACAATAACGCTTTTGCCGACCAGAAAAACCTGAAAACACCTTTTGAGGCTCCCGACTGCAACAGCAATTTTCATTTGTATGTTCTTTTATTTGATTTTAAAAACATGAACATCGACAGGGGCCAGACGATTCTTTCCTTAAGAAATAAAGGGCTCAATACGCAGGTTCACTACATCCCGGTCCACCTGCAGCACTTCTATCGCAGCAATTATGGAACAGGCTGGGGCGATTGTCCCAACGCAGAAAATTATTACCAAAAGTGTCTTTCCATTCCTCTTTTTCCTGCTATGACAGCTAAAGACGTTCATAAAGTGATTAGTACGATAAAGGCTATGCGAAAGGATTGA
- a CDS encoding GNAT family protein has translation MQKPRSSVIDGERIYLRELRPDDVTEAYCRWMNDPHITQYTDSRNMNFSIDSLREYVKEKYESKTELFLAIIEREDNCHIGNIKLGPINLQDQNADIGIIIGEKQFWAKGYATEAIGLLKNHAFFVIGLHKLTAGSLGMNTGSIKAFQNNGFKIEGIRKEHVFFKGSFIDTILLGLINE, from the coding sequence ATGCAAAAACCCAGAAGCTCGGTGATCGATGGTGAACGTATTTACTTGCGAGAATTAAGACCGGACGATGTGACCGAAGCATACTGTCGCTGGATGAATGATCCGCACATCACACAATATACGGACAGCCGCAATATGAATTTTTCCATCGATTCACTTAGAGAATATGTAAAAGAAAAATATGAAAGCAAGACTGAATTATTTCTGGCAATTATAGAGAGGGAAGACAATTGCCATATTGGCAATATAAAACTCGGGCCTATTAATCTGCAGGATCAAAATGCTGACATTGGAATTATCATTGGCGAGAAGCAATTCTGGGCAAAGGGTTATGCAACCGAAGCGATAGGGTTACTTAAAAACCATGCATTTTTTGTGATTGGTTTGCATAAATTGACGGCCGGCAGTCTCGGAATGAATACCGGATCGATCAAAGCATTTCAAAACAATGGGTTTAAAATAGAGGGTATTCGAAAAGAACATGTTTTTTTTAAAGGGAGTTTTATTGATACGATCCTGCTTGGTTTGATCAATGAATAA
- a CDS encoding acetyltransferase, whose amino-acid sequence MGETKKLVIFGTAMLAELAYIYFTTDSDYEVAAFTKDAPEEKRFCDLPVVDFFDLEKTYQPSKYHLFIPMSAKKCNQIRKTKFEEGLAKGFSFASYISSRATVLPEASIGKNCFILENNVIQSFAKIRDDVVLWSGNHIGHHSTIGSHCFLTSHVVISGRVIIGERCFFGVNSSVRDDVTIAKANIVGAGALIMKDTGPGQVFAERQTPVFPKSSDEINLE is encoded by the coding sequence ATGGGAGAAACTAAAAAATTAGTAATATTCGGAACCGCCATGCTGGCAGAACTCGCATATATCTATTTTACCACAGACAGCGATTACGAGGTGGCTGCGTTTACTAAGGATGCCCCTGAGGAAAAACGATTTTGTGATCTGCCGGTAGTCGATTTCTTTGATCTTGAGAAGACTTATCAGCCCTCAAAGTACCATCTGTTTATTCCCATGAGTGCAAAAAAATGTAATCAAATCAGGAAGACTAAGTTTGAAGAGGGTCTGGCCAAAGGTTTTTCCTTTGCTTCTTATATCAGTTCAAGAGCAACAGTTCTGCCAGAAGCATCTATTGGTAAAAATTGCTTCATTCTTGAAAATAATGTGATTCAGAGTTTTGCAAAGATTCGCGACGATGTTGTTTTGTGGAGCGGGAATCATATCGGGCATCATTCAACTATCGGGTCACATTGCTTTCTAACTTCTCACGTTGTTATTTCCGGGCGGGTAATAATTGGTGAACGCTGTTTTTTCGGCGTCAATTCAAGTGTAAGGGATGACGTCACTATTGCAAAAGCAAATATTGTTGGTGCGGGTGCTTTGATTATGAAAGACACCGGACCGGGACAAGTTTTTGCGGAAAGACAGACACCGGTCTTTCCAAAATCGAGCGACGAAATCAATTTGGAGTAG
- a CDS encoding nucleotidyltransferase domain-containing protein has translation MRANKQQTDFIKQSINQYLPNAKVYLFGSRVHDDQKGGDIDILVIGEKEPTGVLDYALIVGNPARKIGWACECGERPLILKHNHVRNCENVKKV, from the coding sequence ATGAGAGCTAATAAACAACAAACTGATTTTATTAAACAATCAATTAATCAATACCTGCCGAATGCAAAAGTTTATCTATTTGGTTCAAGGGTTCATGATGATCAAAAAGGCGGGGATATTGATATTCTTGTCATTGGAGAGAAAGAACCAACCGGTGTGCTCGATTATGCATTGATAGTGGGGAATCCTGCCAGGAAAATTGGCTGGGCGTGTGAATGTGGCGAACGACCACTCATACTTAAACACAACCATGTGAGAAACTGTGAGAATGTGAAAAAGGTGTGA
- a CDS encoding acylneuraminate cytidylyltransferase family protein produces the protein MKIAIIPARGGSKRIPYKNIIDFCGKPMIAYALEAALNSRLFDKIHVSTDSEKIAQIVDSLGYTIDFMRPAGLADDHTGIIPVLKNVLKEFDNRKQTYKHVLALMPCCPLLLTDDILRGYSKFRSFGGKRPLHVVTPYPVPIEWAYDRNNAGVLIPRNPGAYAVRSQDLKPAYYECGPFSIFHRNHILSETPATDEGFCSITIPRSQAVDIDEPEDLILAESMFRALNS, from the coding sequence TTGAAGATAGCCATAATACCGGCCCGTGGGGGTAGCAAACGTATACCGTATAAAAACATTATAGATTTTTGTGGAAAACCGATGATAGCCTATGCGTTGGAAGCTGCCCTGAATTCACGTCTATTTGATAAAATTCACGTATCAACTGACTCCGAAAAGATTGCTCAAATTGTAGATTCCTTAGGATATACAATTGATTTTATGCGACCGGCAGGATTAGCCGATGACCATACTGGAATTATTCCGGTTCTGAAGAATGTACTCAAGGAATTTGATAACCGCAAGCAAACCTATAAGCATGTCTTGGCATTAATGCCGTGTTGTCCGCTTCTATTGACAGATGACATCCTGCGAGGCTATTCTAAATTTCGATCGTTCGGTGGTAAACGTCCCCTGCACGTAGTAACACCTTATCCGGTTCCCATTGAGTGGGCTTATGATCGTAACAATGCTGGGGTATTGATTCCTAGAAACCCTGGTGCATATGCCGTTCGTTCACAAGATCTTAAACCGGCCTATTACGAATGCGGCCCATTTTCGATTTTTCACCGAAATCATATTCTATCCGAGACTCCGGCTACAGACGAGGGGTTCTGTTCGATAACCATACCCCGAAGCCAGGCAGTTGATATTGATGAGCCAGAGGATCTCATCCTGGCTGAAAGCATGTTTAGGGCTCTTAATAGTTAA
- a CDS encoding nucleotidyl transferase AbiEii/AbiGii toxin family protein: MKVDDAFYLTGGTALGRHYLKHRHSDDLDFFVNRKNNFKQLSNKIISQLQNHFSKIEIALLSEDFARIFIHNEEYPLKIEFVNDVLFHTGEIQSANLFHRIDSWENLLSNKICALSRDEAKDFSDLIFLSMKYNFTWETMINYARQKDTWVNEIEVSQSVYNFDTKRLIKINWIKEPDYKTIQDVCKIIAKDIIDGGKNSLTQPPVL; the protein is encoded by the coding sequence ATGAAGGTTGATGATGCATTTTATCTGACAGGAGGTACCGCGCTTGGAAGGCATTATCTTAAACACAGGCATTCCGACGATTTGGACTTTTTTGTAAACAGGAAAAACAATTTTAAACAATTATCAAATAAAATCATTTCACAATTACAGAATCATTTCTCTAAGATTGAAATAGCTTTGTTAAGTGAAGATTTTGCACGGATTTTTATCCATAATGAAGAATATCCTTTGAAAATTGAGTTTGTGAATGATGTATTATTTCATACAGGGGAAATACAATCTGCCAATTTATTTCACAGAATTGATTCGTGGGAAAATTTATTGAGCAATAAAATATGTGCTCTGTCCCGTGACGAGGCAAAAGATTTCTCTGATTTGATTTTTCTTTCGATGAAATATAATTTTACATGGGAAACGATGATAAACTATGCCAGGCAGAAAGATACATGGGTGAATGAAATTGAAGTTTCACAATCGGTTTATAATTTTGATACGAAAAGATTGATTAAAATCAACTGGATAAAAGAGCCAGACTATAAAACCATACAAGATGTTTGTAAAATAATTGCAAAGGATATAATTGACGGTGGAAAAAATTCCCTAACCCAACCCCCTGTCTTGTAG
- a CDS encoding putative DNA binding domain-containing protein yields MKIQKILEIISQGENASIEFKSGKVRTESVAKEMAAFSNSFGGTILIGVEDDGVISGINMEKIDQWLSNISRNNVIPAITPDISIEDIENKKVAVIEIPKGLNKPYQTIDGKYYIRIGSTNRTATKEELSRLFQQAGIIHFDLSPVEGTEEKDLDLLKVNDYWSTCYDIDFISLEEHEQQKILKNSDIIVPFEGDNVASVGGLLLFGKQPQRRLPQSTIKAAVFKGEEITDDIIDKKEIIGALPEVIDNTASLINIFLPRASTIKELKREEQILIPRKVIREALVNAVSHRDYSIINRQTTVYIFSNRIEITSPGKIANTLTLEKIKVGNSAIRNHFLVKYLDNMRYIDGLGRGIPMIIKEMKEKAIFEEIGELFRVTFLFH; encoded by the coding sequence ATGAAAATACAAAAAATATTGGAAATAATCAGCCAAGGTGAGAATGCATCAATCGAATTTAAATCAGGCAAAGTAAGAACGGAAAGTGTTGCTAAAGAGATGGCTGCTTTTTCAAACAGTTTTGGTGGGACCATTTTGATCGGAGTTGAAGATGATGGCGTTATAAGCGGAATCAATATGGAAAAGATTGACCAATGGCTTTCGAACATTTCACGAAACAACGTAATACCTGCAATTACACCGGACATCAGCATTGAAGATATCGAAAATAAAAAAGTTGCTGTTATAGAAATACCCAAGGGACTTAATAAACCCTATCAGACGATTGACGGAAAATACTATATAAGGATTGGTTCTACAAACAGAACAGCAACAAAGGAAGAATTAAGCAGACTTTTTCAGCAGGCAGGAATAATCCATTTTGATTTATCGCCTGTGGAAGGAACGGAAGAAAAGGATCTTGATTTGCTTAAAGTAAACGATTACTGGTCGACTTGCTACGATATCGATTTTATTTCACTGGAAGAACATGAACAACAGAAAATATTAAAAAACTCAGACATTATTGTTCCTTTTGAAGGGGACAACGTCGCAAGTGTCGGTGGATTGCTGCTTTTTGGAAAACAGCCTCAAAGGCGACTACCTCAAAGCACTATTAAAGCTGCTGTTTTTAAAGGAGAAGAGATTACTGATGATATAATTGATAAAAAAGAGATTATCGGGGCTCTGCCTGAAGTAATTGATAATACGGCATCGCTTATAAATATTTTCCTGCCAAGGGCTTCAACTATAAAAGAGCTGAAAAGAGAAGAACAAATTCTTATACCTCGCAAAGTAATCAGGGAAGCACTTGTAAACGCCGTCAGTCATAGGGACTATTCAATTATAAACAGACAGACAACAGTATATATATTCAGCAACAGGATTGAAATTACATCTCCTGGAAAAATTGCAAATACCCTTACACTGGAAAAAATAAAAGTGGGTAACTCTGCTATACGGAATCATTTCCTGGTAAAATATCTTGATAACATGAGATACATAGATGGTCTTGGCAGAGGTATACCAATGATTATAAAAGAAATGAAAGAAAAAGCTATATTTGAAGAAATAGGAGAACTGTTTCGAGTTACTTTTTTATTTCATTAA
- a CDS encoding nucleotidyl transferase AbiEii/AbiGii toxin family protein, whose product MKVDDAFYLTGGTALGRHYLKHRHSDDLDFFVNRKNNFKQLSNKIISQLQNHFSKIEIALLSEDFARIFIHNEEYPLKIEFVNDVLFHTGEIQSANLFHRIDSWENLLSNKICALSRDEAKDFSDLIFLSMKYNFTWETMINYARQKDTWVNEIEVSQSVYNFDTKRLIKINWIKEPDYKTIQDVCKIIAKDIIDGGKNSLT is encoded by the coding sequence ATGAAGGTTGATGATGCATTTTATCTGACAGGAGGTACCGCGCTTGGAAGGCATTATCTTAAACACAGGCATTCCGACGATTTGGACTTTTTTGTAAACAGGAAAAACAATTTTAAACAATTATCAAATAAAATCATTTCACAATTACAGAATCATTTCTCTAAGATTGAAATAGCTTTGTTAAGTGAAGATTTTGCACGGATTTTTATCCATAATGAAGAATATCCTTTGAAAATTGAGTTTGTGAATGATGTATTATTTCATACAGGGGAAATACAATCTGCCAATTTATTTCACAGAATTGATTCGTGGGAAAATTTATTGAGCAATAAAATATGTGCTCTGTCCCGTGACGAGGCAAAAGATTTCTCTGATTTGATTTTTCTTTCGATGAAATATAATTTTACATGGGAAACGATGATAAACTATGCCAGGCAGAAAGATACATGGGTGAATGAAATTGAAGTTTCACAATCGGTTTATAATTTTGATACGAAAAGATTGATTAAAATCAACTGGATAAAAGAGCCAGACTATAAAACCATACAAGATGTTTGTAAAATAATTGCAAAGGATATAATTGACGGTGGAAAAAATTCCCTAACCTAA
- a CDS encoding WbqC family protein: protein MKKIAIMQPTYLPWVGYFALIDRVDEFIFLDSVQFERRSWQQRNRIKGPSGEMMLTVPVHKAPRDKLLICNAKIDYTSKFVRKHINALQHAYGKTPFFNKYKTIIFDALNKKPPLLADLNIEIILKVAKILGIQTIMLRSSELAARGKKDELLFNICRERDAQIYISPPGSVKYLNTSRFFNKDVFPLQYHKYIPQPYDQLNGDCVLYLAIIDLLFNAGPDSLEIIRSGVDKQ, encoded by the coding sequence ATGAAAAAAATTGCCATAATGCAGCCCACCTATCTGCCCTGGGTAGGGTATTTTGCGCTCATAGACAGAGTTGATGAATTCATCTTCTTGGACTCTGTTCAATTTGAACGTCGCAGCTGGCAGCAGCGAAATCGTATCAAAGGGCCTTCTGGGGAAATGATGCTAACAGTCCCTGTACATAAAGCTCCTCGGGATAAATTGCTTATATGTAATGCGAAAATTGACTATACTTCTAAGTTTGTTCGAAAACATATAAACGCTTTACAGCACGCCTACGGTAAAACGCCATTTTTTAATAAGTATAAAACAATTATTTTTGATGCTCTCAATAAAAAACCTCCGCTGTTGGCAGATTTAAATATTGAAATCATCCTGAAGGTGGCTAAGATACTTGGGATTCAGACGATCATGCTGCGTTCATCTGAATTGGCTGCCCGAGGAAAGAAGGACGAATTACTATTCAATATTTGCCGTGAAAGAGACGCTCAGATTTATATTTCCCCTCCCGGCTCAGTAAAGTATCTAAACACATCCCGATTTTTTAACAAGGATGTCTTTCCACTCCAGTACCACAAATATATCCCGCAGCCTTATGACCAGTTAAACGGTGATTGCGTTCTATATCTTGCAATTATCGATTTATTATTTAATGCGGGTCCTGATTCTCTCGAGATTATCCGTTCGGGAGTAGATAAACAATAG
- a CDS encoding aldo/keto reductase, which translates to MVISSKSYSRLVLGTAQLGMSYGAANKTGKPGFSEAENIVRNAWRNNIVEFDTAQGYGHSEKTLGDIFENLDIQSDVKVISKIDTALDHSDRAVLRHSITRSLEYLKCTSLYGLMLHKESLLEDWDRGLGAFLDQLIEKGIVQHVGVSVYSTEKAVQALTTEGVTIIQIPANVLDRRFENAGIFELADRLNKTVYVRSIFLQGLLLMDIDKLPAVLKFATPVLQRFKQLSRELRMTRHSIAIGYVKLAYPNAKILFGSETALQVEENTKIWGTDFPNSMVSVIRDTFSNVDEKLVNPSLW; encoded by the coding sequence ATGGTTATTTCAAGTAAAAGTTATTCTCGGCTAGTACTGGGGACGGCCCAGCTCGGTATGAGTTATGGTGCTGCAAACAAAACGGGAAAACCAGGATTTTCCGAAGCGGAAAATATTGTCCGCAATGCCTGGAGAAACAATATTGTCGAATTTGATACCGCCCAGGGGTATGGACACAGTGAGAAAACGCTCGGCGACATTTTTGAAAACCTTGATATACAATCAGATGTTAAAGTAATTTCTAAGATCGATACGGCGCTGGATCATTCTGATAGGGCCGTATTGAGACATTCTATAACGCGCTCCTTAGAATATTTAAAGTGTACGTCATTATATGGTTTAATGCTGCACAAGGAATCTTTGCTGGAGGACTGGGATAGAGGGCTCGGAGCGTTTCTCGATCAATTAATTGAAAAAGGAATTGTCCAGCACGTAGGCGTATCTGTCTACTCAACTGAAAAGGCAGTCCAGGCTCTCACAACCGAAGGTGTTACCATCATACAGATCCCCGCAAATGTACTGGACCGGCGTTTCGAAAATGCCGGGATTTTTGAACTTGCAGACCGCTTAAACAAAACAGTGTATGTGCGCAGCATTTTTTTACAGGGCTTGCTATTAATGGATATTGATAAACTTCCGGCAGTCCTGAAGTTTGCAACCCCAGTTTTACAACGGTTTAAACAGTTATCTCGGGAATTGCGAATGACACGGCATTCAATAGCCATAGGGTATGTGAAGCTGGCATACCCGAATGCCAAGATATTATTTGGATCTGAAACTGCTCTGCAGGTGGAAGAGAATACAAAAATATGGGGTACGGATTTTCCAAATTCAATGGTTTCAGTTATCCGGGATACTTTTTCCAATGTAGATGAAAAACTTGTGAATCCCTCGTTGTGGTAG
- a CDS encoding N-acetylneuraminate synthase family protein: MLQKKFSIGNFTVSPGGEPYIIAEIGSNHDQSLDKAFKLIEMAGKAGAQAVKFQLFKAEKMYPATTKMYDIFKSIELNADWLPILVERCRNIGVEFMASPFDKESASLLNDIHVSAFKIASSEIVNLGLLTLIASFKKPLIISTGMCDLVDVHDAVECCLRAGNKKVVLLQCGAMYPIPAAHVNLKVMDTFFSLFGCPVGLSDHTSGLTAAIAAVGRGACVIEKHVTMDKKSNGPDHFFAMEPDEFKVFIKMINEAYECLGSRQKKMLPEERIQGRREGLFTARDINEGEVLRESDLIIKRPAAGIRRRHLQSVVGATLKKMLQKGDALEWGELILK, translated from the coding sequence ATGCTGCAAAAAAAATTTTCTATCGGCAATTTTACGGTTAGTCCGGGCGGAGAACCATACATAATCGCAGAAATCGGTTCAAATCATGACCAATCGCTTGATAAGGCTTTTAAACTGATAGAAATGGCGGGAAAGGCAGGTGCTCAGGCAGTAAAATTTCAGCTTTTCAAGGCCGAAAAAATGTACCCAGCCACCACAAAAATGTATGATATCTTTAAGTCTATTGAACTGAATGCAGACTGGTTACCAATTCTGGTTGAGCGCTGTCGAAATATTGGTGTGGAGTTTATGGCGTCCCCCTTTGACAAGGAATCAGCTTCTCTTTTGAATGATATTCACGTTAGTGCTTTTAAGATTGCATCTTCCGAAATTGTAAACCTGGGACTATTGACATTGATTGCCTCTTTTAAAAAGCCTTTGATAATTTCAACCGGTATGTGCGATTTGGTTGATGTGCATGATGCAGTTGAGTGTTGCCTACGGGCCGGTAACAAAAAGGTGGTTCTACTCCAATGCGGTGCAATGTATCCAATCCCGGCAGCACATGTGAATTTGAAGGTGATGGACACATTCTTTTCACTGTTTGGTTGCCCGGTAGGATTATCAGATCACACAAGTGGTTTGACGGCAGCGATTGCGGCAGTGGGACGCGGCGCTTGCGTAATTGAAAAACATGTAACCATGGATAAAAAATCGAATGGACCAGATCATTTTTTTGCCATGGAACCGGATGAATTCAAGGTCTTTATTAAAATGATTAACGAGGCGTATGAATGCCTTGGCAGTCGCCAAAAAAAGATGTTGCCGGAGGAACGTATCCAGGGACGTCGGGAAGGACTTTTTACAGCCCGTGATATTAATGAGGGTGAAGTTTTAAGGGAAAGTGACTTGATTATAAAAAGACCTGCGGCTGGAATAAGGCGACGTCATTTACAGTCAGTTGTGGGGGCGACATTAAAGAAAATGCTTCAGAAGGGTGATGCTCTTGAATGGGGTGAATTGATCTTAAAGTGA